One Streptomyces sp. CG4 genomic window, GGGCCTCCGCAACGTCGCCGCCGGCGCCAACCCGATGGCGCTGAAGCGCGGTATCGAGAAGGCCGTCGAGGCCGTCTCCGCCGCCCTCCTGGAGCAGGCGAAGGACGTCGAGACCAAGGAGCAGATCGCCTCCACCGCGTCCATCTCCGCCGCCGACACCCAGATCGGCGAGCTGATCGCCGAGGCCATGGACAAGGTCGGCAAGGAAGGCGTCATCACCGTCGAGGAGAGCAACACCTTCGGCCTGGAGCTTGAGCTCACCGAGGGCATGCGCTTCGACAAGGGCTACATCTCCGCCTACTTCGCGACCGACATGGAGCGCATGGAGGCGGCGCTGGAGGACCCGTACATCCTCATCGCCAACTCCAAGATCTCCTCGGTCAAGGACCTGCTCCCGCTCCTGGAGAAGGTCATGCAGTCGGGCAAGCCGCTGCTGATCATCGCCGAGGACGTCGAGGGCGAGGCCCTGTCGACCCTGGTCGTCAACAAGATCCGCGGCACCTTCAAGTCCGTCGCCGTCAAGGCCCCGGGCTTCGGCGACCGCCGCAAGGCCATGCTCGGCGACATCGCCATCCTCACGGGCGGCGAGGTCATCTCCGAGGAGGTCGGCCTCAAGCTGGAGAACGCGACCCTGGACCTCCTGGGCCGCGCCCGCAAGGTCGTCATCACCAAGGACGAGACCACCATCGTCGACGGCGCCGGCTCCTCGGAGCAGGTGGGCGGCCGGGTCAACCAGATCCGCGCCGAGATCGAGAACAGCGACTCGGACTACGACCGCGAGAAGCTGCAGGAGCGCCTGGCGAAGCTCGCCGGCGGTGTCGCGGTCATCAAGGCCGGTGCCGCCACCGAGGTGGAGCTCAAGGAGCGCAAGCACCGCATCGAGGACGCCGTCCGCAACGCGAAGGCCGCCGTCGAGGAGGGCATCGTCGCCGGTGGTGGCGTGGCCCTGCTGCAGGCCTCCTCGGTCTTCGAGAAGCTGGACCTGGAGGGCGACGAGGCGACCGGCGCCAACGCCGTGAAGCTCGCCCTGGAGGCCCCGCTGAAGCAGATCGCCGTCAACGGTGGTCTTGAGGGCGGCGTCGTTGTGGAGAAGGTGCGCAACCTGGCCGTCGGCCACGGTCTGAACGCCGCCACGGGCGAATACGTCGACATGATCGCCGAGGGCATCATCGACCCGGCGAAGGTGACCCGTTCCGCCCTGCAGAACGCCGCCTCCATCGCCGCGCTGTTCCTCACCACCGAGGCCGTCATCGCCGACAAGCCGGAGAAGGCCGCCGCGGCCGCTCCGGGCGGCATGCCGGGCGGTGACATGGACTTCTGATCGACCTGACGGTTGATCGCCTGTCCTACGGACCGAGGGCGGTACCCCCAGCTTCTGGCCGGGGGTACCGCCCTCGGGCGTTTGCCGAGGTCAGTCGGCGTAGTCCTTGAGTTCCTCGGTGTCCAGGGTGATGCTCACCGGCGGTGGGAGTTCGACGGTGGCGCCCCAGGGGTAGGACGGGGACTGCTGGTAGCGGCCGTCCTTGGGCTCGCTGAAGACGGTGAGGGTGTTGTTGTCACGGTCGATGAGGAGGTAGACGGGGATCTCTGCCGTCGCGTACCCGATCGGCTTGTCGATGCGGTCGCGTTGGTCGGTGTCGCGGTCGTGGGAGGTGATCTCCACGGCCATCAGGATGCCGTCAGTTGCAGACCAATCCCCGCGCCCCTTGAAGTGGCCCTTCGGCGCGAGGGCGCCATCTGTGCGGGCGCGACCGTTGCGGTAGGCCTCGGCCTTGACACCGGACTCGGGGTAGAGACGTAGGTCAGGGCGATGCTGCATGCACTGCTCCTGGAGCCAGACGAAGATCTCGTTGTGGTTGCCGTCCGGCATTGCCTTGACTACTACCCTTCCGTTGACGTATTCCAGCCGCACGGTTTCTGGAGCGACTTCAGCCAGTTCCTCGAACTCCTCAACGTCAAGCGGCCCGTGCCTTACGCACAGGCGGCCGCCGAGGAATTCCAGCCGGTTCTGCAGCTCCCTGGGAGCCCTGCGGACGAGTTCCTCGAAGTCCTCGACGGACATCTGCGGGCGCTCAGCGGTGTCAGGGGTCATGGCGTCGCCTCCTTCCTCCCATCGTGCCCCAGGGCGGTGTCGTCGGACCGTAGGAGCGGTCATGCGGGTGTCCTTTCACGTCGTCGTAGGGACATCGCAGCGCGGATCTCGGATGCGTGGACTTGGACCGCCGAAGCGGGCAGGGGCGCGTTGGAGTGCGTCGGCGCGCGTTCGCCCCGGCAGCCGCCGCACACACCCCCCGCCAGTGCTTCCGGCCGCCCCGGCACCCCGCACTCCGCGCACTCCAGCACCCGGCGCGCTGGGCGGCGGACCGGTTCCGGGGGGAGTTTGTCGATCAGGCGGCGGCGGACCAGGGCGGCCGGGTGGTGGACCGGGGAGGGCAGTCCCTCGGTCAGGGCGCGGAGTACGACCTCGTCGGTGGCCTCGCGCGCGAACCACCCCTCCACCAGCGGGGCGAGGGCGGCGCAGTCGGCGGCGGAGAGGGACAGGACCGGGGCCGTACGGCCCAGGGCGGCGAGGAGGATGTGGGCTCGGGAGCGGGTGGGGCCCGACCGATCGGGTGGATCCTCCGGTACGTCGCCGCGCGTGAAGGCCGCCCACCAGCCGTCGTCGCGTGCGGTACGGGACCACCACGATCGGGTGATCCAGCGCGAGCTGCCGCCTTCCGTCTCCAGCCGCTCCCTTCCTCGGCGTAAGTGCCCTGCCGCCTGAAGGCGGTTGAGCGCTGTGCGGAGTGCGCACTGGCCGTACGGGAGCTGCTTGGCCAGCGTTTTCACCGAGATGTCGGCGCCGTCGGGGAGACGGCCGACGTACGCGGCGATGGCTGCTTCGCGGGGCGGGAGGTGCGCGAAGTCGTGGTTGGTGCGGGGGCGTTGGTCTGATGCCGAGCGCTTGCCGTAACCCGGATTGGCCATCGGGTGGGGGGGGGAAGCGTGCGCGGGCAGGGAGACAGCACTAAGCTTGGCGTCAGCCACGGGATCGGGTCCTGTCCGGTCTCGTTGGTCAAGCCCCCGCAGGTGTTGCTAGCACCTGACGGGGGCTGTTCGTTATGCGGGCACGCTAGAGCCTCGTGACTGTGCGTGGCAAGTCGAGCGCAGCAAGTCAACTCGCGGGGTGGGAGGGTGGGTTGAGACCCTCCGCCCATTCCATGCAAAGAGCGCTCGGAGCTGGTGGCTTGAGCTTCGGGGCGCCGGATCTGCCCGAATCAAGATCATGAACATGCTATGTTCCTCCCGACCAAGATCATTTGGCTTGGTTTCACATGGCTCAATCAGGAGGAACTGTGTCCTTCGCAGTACGGGGGAAGCGCGGCATGGCACTGACCGGCCTCGCGGTCGCCGCCGCCATCGGTGGCGCGACGCTGGCCACGCCGGCCTACGCCGACGACGTCTACGGCCACTGCACCACGGACGGTGTCCGCATCCGCTCCAACCCGAGCACCTCGGGCACGGTGCTCGGTCTCTGCTACACCGGCGAGCGCCTGGCGCACCGGGACGTGTCCGGTGACGGTCAGTGGGACCTGGTCTACGACGTCGACAGCGGCGTCAGCGGATGGATGTCCCACGGCTACTACAGCTGGTGACATGTCCCGCTGAGGTACCGGTGAAGATCTGAAGATCTAGGGATGGGGCCGCCCGGCCGTCTGGCAGGGCGGCCCTTCTCGTTGTGGCGCGAACAGCGCGCCGCGCCTAGGCCTTCGGCGTGACCGCCGACAGCGTGTCGCCCGGGGTCAGTCTGTGGTAGAGCCAGACGGCGTCCTTGGGGTCGAGCCCGATCCAGCTGCCGGTTCGGGCGGCGCAGGCGAGGGAGCCGAGGTAGATGCTGTTCCGGTCGGCGTCGTGGAGTTCGACCACGTACGGTTCCGCCACCTTGCAGGAGGCCTCGGCGAGTTGACCGACGGGGCCCCGGCCGAGGTCGAGTTTCGCGGCGACGGTCAGCGGGCCGGCGGCGACGAGGGTCGGAAAACCCGAGGTGATGGGCATGACCCGGCCGTCGATCGTCAGGGTCCGCTTGCCCAGGTTCACCGTTCCGGCGATCGTGATCCCCGTCGGGGTCGGAGTCGGGGGAGGGGCGGGAAAAGAGGAGGAGGGGGAGGGGGAAGCGGAGGGGTAGGGGGACGGGAGGCGGGGAGCGGTGGCGGCCGGGGGCTGACGGTGTTCCGGAGTGCCACCCGTCTTCAGGGACAGGGCGAATGCCGCCAGGGCGAGGGCCGTGGCACCCGCGCCGAGGGCGAGGGCCGTGCGACGGCGGCGGCCCCGGCGGACGGCGCGGCGGCGGATCCCGGCGGCAGTGACGGGTGGCTGGGTCTCGTTCGCCGTGGCCAACTCGTGGAGTGCGGTGGCCAGTTCACGCGCGGTGAGGTCATCCGACACGGCGGCCCTCCTTCCGTACCGGCTCCTCGGCCTCGTCCGCGCCCAGTTGCTTCGCCAGTGCCGCCCGGCCCCGGGACAGCCGGGCCTTGACCGTGCCCACGGGCGCGCCGGTCTCGGAGGCTACCTGCTCGACACTCAGGTCGCACAGATGGTGCAGGACGATCGCCAGCCGCTGCGCCTGTGGCAGTGCGCGCAACGCGGCCACCAGCGCGGTGTGTTCGGGTCCTGGGCCGGGGGTCGACTCGGGCGGGGTGTGCCGCCGTACCAGTTCCAGCCAGCGCCTGGCGCGCCGCCAGCGGCTGACCGCC contains:
- a CDS encoding Uma2 family endonuclease, with translation MTPDTAERPQMSVEDFEELVRRAPRELQNRLEFLGGRLCVRHGPLDVEEFEELAEVAPETVRLEYVNGRVVVKAMPDGNHNEIFVWLQEQCMQHRPDLRLYPESGVKAEAYRNGRARTDGALAPKGHFKGRGDWSATDGILMAVEITSHDRDTDQRDRIDKPIGYATAEIPVYLLIDRDNNTLTVFSEPKDGRYQQSPSYPWGATVELPPPVSITLDTEELKDYAD
- a CDS encoding SH3 domain-containing protein, with amino-acid sequence MSFAVRGKRGMALTGLAVAAAIGGATLATPAYADDVYGHCTTDGVRIRSNPSTSGTVLGLCYTGERLAHRDVSGDGQWDLVYDVDSGVSGWMSHGYYSW
- the groL gene encoding chaperonin GroEL (60 kDa chaperone family; promotes refolding of misfolded polypeptides especially under stressful conditions; forms two stacked rings of heptamers to form a barrel-shaped 14mer; ends can be capped by GroES; misfolded proteins enter the barrel where they are refolded when GroES binds): MAKIIAFDEEARRGLERGMNQLADAVKVTLGPKGRNVVLEKKWGAPTITNDGVSIAKEIELEDPYEKIGAELVKEVAKKTDDVAGDGTTTATVLAQALVKEGLRNVAAGANPMALKRGIEKAVEAVSAALLEQAKDVETKEQIASTASISAADTQIGELIAEAMDKVGKEGVITVEESNTFGLELELTEGMRFDKGYISAYFATDMERMEAALEDPYILIANSKISSVKDLLPLLEKVMQSGKPLLIIAEDVEGEALSTLVVNKIRGTFKSVAVKAPGFGDRRKAMLGDIAILTGGEVISEEVGLKLENATLDLLGRARKVVITKDETTIVDGAGSSEQVGGRVNQIRAEIENSDSDYDREKLQERLAKLAGGVAVIKAGAATEVELKERKHRIEDAVRNAKAAVEEGIVAGGGVALLQASSVFEKLDLEGDEATGANAVKLALEAPLKQIAVNGGLEGGVVVEKVRNLAVGHGLNAATGEYVDMIAEGIIDPAKVTRSALQNAASIAALFLTTEAVIADKPEKAAAAAPGGMPGGDMDF
- a CDS encoding SigE family RNA polymerase sigma factor, which encodes MTEDEFDAFYAAAFPRLTGQLYAFTGDHGEAQDVVQEAFVRAWDRRKSFLADSAPEAWIRTVAVRLAVSRWRRARRWLELVRRHTPPESTPGPGPEHTALVAALRALPQAQRLAIVLHHLCDLSVEQVASETGAPVGTVKARLSRGRAALAKQLGADEAEEPVRKEGRRVG